A genomic region of Paramormyrops kingsleyae isolate MSU_618 chromosome 19, PKINGS_0.4, whole genome shotgun sequence contains the following coding sequences:
- the gtf2a1 gene encoding transcription initiation factor IIA subunit 1: MASSANSNPVPKLYRSVIEDVINDVRELFLDEGVDEQILQDLKTLWESKLMQSKAVEGFHSEEQTLHAQPHQHAPQAQVQAHTQQVVLPSTHQAPQQQVIMQDPKVLQHMTVTGMSAAATAATLALPTGVGPYQQLITTNQGQILQVMRAPNGAQYILQPQQQVVLQQMQPGGVQAPVIQQVLTPLQGGIPQQTGVIIQPQQIVLAGNKVAQNTQVMQATAMTAQASQGAVQIQPQQQAAPPQAQTQQPQQQQAPAQQPPPMMLQVDGAGDTSSEEDEEEEDEYDEDEDEDKDKDGGEDGQVEEEPLNSGDDVSDEEGQELFDTENVVVCQYDKIHRSKNKWKFHLKDGIMNLNGRDYVFSKAIGDAEW; encoded by the exons ATGGCGAGCTCGGCTAACTCTAACCCAGTG cctaaACTCTATCGGAGTGTCATTGAGGATGTGATTAATGACGTGCGGGAGCTCTTCCTGGATGAGGGTGTCGATGAACAGATCCTACAGGATCTGAAAACG cTGTGGGAGAGTAAGCTGATGCAGTCGAAGGCGGTGGAGGGTTTCCACTCGGAGGAGCAGACCCTACATGCGCAGCCGCATCAGCATGCCCCCCAGGCCCAGGTACAGGCACATACCCAGCAGGTCGTCCTGCCTTCCACCCATCAAg CCCCACAGCAGCAGGTCATCATGCAGGATCCCAAGGTCCTCCAGCACATGACCGTCACAGGGATG AGTGCGGCAGCCACTGCAGCCACGCTTGCCCTGCCCACGGGAGTCGGACCTTACCAGCAGCTGATAACAACCAATCAAG GTCAGATCCTGCAGGTAATGAGGGCCCCCAACGGTGCCCAGTACATCCTCCAGCcgcagcagcaggtggtgctgcaGCAGATGCAGCCTGGAGGGGTGCAGGCGCCGGTCATACAGCAG GTGCTGACCCCTCTGCAAGGCGGGATCCCCCAGCAGACTGGTGTCATCATCCAGCCTCAACAGATTGTCCTGGCTGGCAACAAAGTCGCACAGAACACGCAG GTCATGCAAGCGACTGCGATGACTGCGCAGGCGAGCCAGGGAGCCGTGCAGATCCAgccgcagcagcaggcagcgccgCCGCAGGCTCAGACGCAGCAGCCCCAGCAGCAGCAAGCCCCCGCACAGCAGCCCCCTCCCATGATGCTCCAGGTGGACGGTGCTGGGGATACATCCtcggaggaggatgaggaagaggaagacgaGTACGACGAAGATGAAGATGAGGACAAGGACAAGGATGGTGGAGAGGATGGACAGGTGGAAGAG GAGCCCTTGAACAGTGGCGACGATGTGAGTGATGAAGAGGGCCAGGAGCTGTTTGATACTGAGAATGTGGTCGTGTGTCAGTATGACAAG ATACACAGGAGTAAGAACAAATGGAAGTTCCACCTGAAAGATGGCATCATGAACCTGAATGGAAGAGACTACGTCTTCTCCAAAGCCATCGGGGATGCCGAGTGGTAG